One genomic window of Gallaecimonas sp. GXIMD4217 includes the following:
- a CDS encoding DUF885 domain-containing protein, whose protein sequence is MKTLLKWLGLGLLLILVMGSSLAAHEWYAKKPLFFRAFLDREVLKLALDSPEGLTSLGLLDSLGIKDHNAKLDDASLAKGDEQFAKIKHIHAVLNSYDDAELSPGDRQSKIIANYLLDLALASEPYRYHDYPVNQLFGVQNGYPSFMDGQHQIHSLEDAEHYVARLNAVDTKFAQVLEGLKLREERGILPPRFVVDRVLDEMTAFVATPVEENILYGSLVRKLDKVAELDEASRARLQAEARQAIRTNVHTAYQSLIDYFTALAPKTGNDHGLWHLPNGDKAYALALKFYTTTDYSAEQIHAIGLAEVARIQAEMLAILAEQGHDVSQGFTAAMQALAAEPRFYYEDSPAGRQQILADYQAILDEIDAGMAKAFRIRPKAGMEVVRIPEFKEKTAPGAYYQGPALDGSRPGRFFANLHDIKATPRYGMRTLAYHEGIPGHHFQISVGLELEGVPFFRRLSPFTAYTEGWALYAERLAWEMGFQADPYDNIGRLMAELFRAVRLVVDTGIHAKRWSREEAIAYMMTNTGGMAESEVVSEIERYIVQPGQATAYKMGMMKILELRQKAQDALGDKFDLRDFHDVVLKNGAVPLDVLEDFIDQYIADKQGA, encoded by the coding sequence ATGAAAACGCTGCTGAAGTGGCTTGGCCTAGGCCTGCTGCTGATCCTGGTCATGGGCTCGAGCCTGGCCGCCCACGAATGGTATGCCAAGAAGCCCCTGTTCTTCCGCGCCTTCCTGGATCGCGAGGTACTGAAGCTGGCCCTGGACAGCCCGGAAGGCCTGACCTCCCTGGGCCTGCTCGACAGCCTGGGCATCAAGGATCACAACGCCAAGCTGGATGACGCCAGCCTGGCCAAGGGCGACGAGCAGTTCGCCAAGATCAAGCACATCCATGCCGTGCTCAACAGCTATGACGATGCCGAACTCAGCCCCGGCGACCGCCAGTCCAAGATCATCGCCAACTACCTGCTGGATCTGGCCCTGGCGTCCGAGCCCTACCGCTACCACGACTACCCGGTGAACCAGCTGTTCGGCGTGCAAAACGGTTATCCCAGTTTCATGGACGGCCAGCACCAGATCCATTCGCTGGAAGATGCCGAGCATTATGTGGCCCGCCTCAACGCCGTGGACACCAAGTTCGCCCAGGTGCTGGAAGGCCTCAAGCTGCGTGAAGAGCGCGGCATACTGCCGCCACGCTTCGTGGTCGACCGGGTGCTGGACGAGATGACCGCCTTCGTCGCCACCCCGGTGGAGGAGAACATCCTCTATGGCTCCCTGGTGCGCAAGCTGGACAAGGTGGCCGAGCTGGACGAAGCCAGCCGCGCCCGGCTGCAGGCCGAAGCCCGGCAGGCCATCCGCACCAATGTGCATACCGCCTACCAGAGCCTGATCGACTATTTCACCGCCCTGGCCCCCAAGACCGGCAACGACCACGGCCTCTGGCACCTGCCGAACGGTGACAAGGCCTACGCCCTGGCCCTGAAGTTCTACACCACCACCGACTACAGCGCCGAGCAGATCCACGCCATCGGCCTGGCCGAGGTGGCGCGAATTCAGGCCGAGATGCTGGCCATACTGGCCGAGCAGGGCCACGACGTCAGCCAGGGCTTCACCGCCGCCATGCAGGCCCTGGCCGCCGAGCCCCGCTTCTATTACGAAGACAGCCCGGCCGGCCGCCAGCAGATCCTGGCCGACTACCAGGCCATACTGGACGAGATCGATGCCGGCATGGCCAAGGCCTTCCGCATCCGTCCCAAGGCCGGCATGGAAGTGGTGCGCATCCCCGAATTCAAGGAAAAGACCGCCCCCGGCGCCTACTACCAGGGCCCGGCCCTGGACGGCAGCCGCCCCGGCCGCTTCTTCGCCAACCTCCATGACATCAAGGCCACGCCCCGCTACGGCATGCGTACCCTGGCCTACCACGAGGGCATTCCCGGCCACCACTTCCAGATCTCCGTCGGCCTGGAGCTGGAGGGCGTGCCCTTCTTCCGTCGCCTGTCCCCCTTTACCGCCTATACAGAAGGCTGGGCCCTGTACGCCGAGCGCCTGGCCTGGGAAATGGGCTTCCAGGCCGATCCCTACGACAACATCGGCCGGCTGATGGCGGAGCTGTTCCGGGCTGTGCGCCTGGTAGTGGACACCGGCATCCACGCCAAGCGCTGGAGCCGCGAAGAGGCCATCGCCTACATGATGACCAACACCGGCGGCATGGCCGAGAGCGAGGTGGTCTCCGAGATCGAGCGCTATATCGTCCAGCCCGGCCAGGCCACCGCCTACAAGATGGGCATGATGAAGATCCTGGAACTGCGCCAAAAGGCCCAGGACGCCCTGGGCGACAAGTTCGACCTGCGCGACTTCCACGACGTGGTGCTGAAGAATGGCGCCGTACCCCTGGACGTGCTGGAGGACTTTATCGACCAGTACATCGCCGACAAGCAAGGCGCCTGA
- a CDS encoding fused MFS/spermidine synthase: MRLLILMLLLPLACQAEVVHREKSLYQDISVIDSADRRCLAFATKRQQLNQSCRFHDSEALVFPYTRMSLAGLLVSPRPERILIVGLGGGTLPTLLADLFPEATLEVVEIDPAVTRVARDYFGFVATPKMTVREMDARVFVKRAGLKGQRFDYVLLDAFNGDYIPEHLMTREFLEEIKALLSDDGVLVANTFSSSRLYHHESVTYDAVFGPYFNLRTAGSTSRVIVAAKGPLPDKTVLKARARDLAEALAPYGVDAAAFPAMMDSRPDWDSSTRPLTDQYSPANLLNH, encoded by the coding sequence ATGCGCCTGCTGATATTGATGTTGCTGTTGCCCCTGGCCTGCCAGGCCGAGGTGGTGCACAGGGAGAAGTCCCTCTACCAGGACATCTCGGTGATTGACAGCGCCGACCGCCGCTGCCTGGCCTTTGCCACCAAGCGCCAGCAGCTCAACCAGAGCTGCCGCTTTCATGACAGCGAGGCACTGGTCTTTCCCTACACCCGCATGAGCCTGGCCGGCCTGCTGGTCAGCCCCAGGCCCGAGCGCATCCTCATCGTCGGCTTAGGGGGAGGCACCCTGCCCACCCTGCTGGCCGACCTCTTTCCCGAGGCCACCCTTGAAGTGGTGGAGATAGACCCGGCCGTGACCCGGGTGGCCAGGGACTACTTCGGTTTCGTGGCAACGCCCAAGATGACGGTCAGGGAAATGGATGCCAGGGTCTTTGTGAAACGCGCCGGCCTTAAGGGCCAGCGCTTCGACTACGTGCTGCTGGACGCCTTCAACGGCGACTATATCCCCGAGCACCTGATGACCCGGGAATTCCTGGAGGAGATCAAGGCCCTGCTCAGCGACGACGGGGTGCTGGTGGCCAACACCTTTTCCTCCAGCCGCCTCTACCACCACGAGTCGGTGACCTACGACGCCGTGTTCGGCCCCTACTTCAACCTGCGCACGGCCGGCAGCACCAGCCGCGTCATCGTCGCCGCCAAGGGGCCGCTGCCGGACAAGACCGTATTGAAGGCGCGTGCCAGGGATCTTGCCGAAGCCCTGGCCCCCTACGGGGTGGACGCGGCGGCCTTCCCGGCCATGATGGATAGCCGCCCGGATTGGGACAGCAGTACCCGCCCCCTCACCGACCAGTATTCGCCGGCCAACCTGCTTAACCACTGA
- a CDS encoding START domain-containing protein, whose protein sequence is MSFSSLAADWQWVRDEDGVRIATRPSRDGIHEVLAETTTTTRLSAFVALLDDFAANPRWVTHSKGVVLLEKPTPTSDLIYTQFDLPWPAHNRDMVTLSTWSQDRDGVLYLTLEDAGDRVLAQPGFVRMQNVAGQWSLTPLPDGRVRIRYQGHADPAGQLPHWLVNEMTTKATFETFVKMRRLLDKGKYQDSSYPFVREPQATRTRAERR, encoded by the coding sequence ATGAGTTTTTCTTCCCTGGCCGCCGACTGGCAATGGGTCAGGGACGAAGACGGCGTTCGCATTGCCACCCGTCCCAGCCGGGACGGTATTCACGAGGTACTGGCCGAGACCACCACCACCACCCGCCTGTCCGCCTTCGTGGCTCTGCTCGATGATTTTGCCGCCAACCCCAGGTGGGTGACCCATTCCAAGGGCGTGGTGCTGCTGGAAAAACCCACCCCCACCTCGGATCTCATCTACACGCAATTTGACTTGCCCTGGCCGGCCCACAACAGGGACATGGTGACCCTGTCGACCTGGTCCCAGGACCGGGATGGCGTGCTCTACCTGACCCTGGAGGATGCCGGCGACCGGGTACTGGCACAGCCCGGCTTCGTGCGCATGCAGAATGTCGCCGGCCAGTGGTCCCTGACGCCGCTGCCGGACGGTCGGGTGCGCATCCGCTACCAGGGCCATGCCGATCCGGCCGGCCAACTGCCCCACTGGCTGGTCAACGAAATGACCACCAAGGCCACCTTCGAAACCTTCGTCAAGATGCGCAGGCTGCTGGACAAGGGCAAGTACCAGGACAGCAGCTATCCCTTCGTCCGCGAGCCCCAGGCGACCCGCACCCGGGCCGAACGGCGGTAA
- the hxpB gene encoding hexitol phosphatase HxpB, with the protein MSFSAVIFDMDGILMDSEPFWARAELDVFNTLGLELTLADTLKTQGMRIDAVVDYWYRRRPWQGMDREQVAKTIVAQVCARVHREGEPLPGAVELVTSLKALGLPLGLATSSPWLLVGAILERLQLQDAFDQLASAEDEPRGKPHPGVYLSCARALGVEPECCLAIEDSVNGVIAAKAAAMAVLAVPQGEDPRFVIADWQAESLSRLPPALSKRLSLEPG; encoded by the coding sequence TTGTCGTTTTCTGCGGTGATCTTCGATATGGACGGCATCCTCATGGACTCCGAGCCCTTCTGGGCCCGGGCCGAGCTGGATGTGTTCAACACCCTGGGGTTGGAGCTGACCCTGGCCGATACCCTCAAGACCCAGGGCATGCGCATCGACGCCGTGGTGGACTACTGGTACCGCCGTCGCCCCTGGCAGGGCATGGACCGGGAACAGGTGGCCAAGACCATAGTGGCGCAGGTTTGCGCCAGGGTACACCGGGAAGGTGAGCCCCTGCCGGGGGCCGTGGAGCTGGTTACCTCGCTGAAGGCCCTGGGACTGCCCCTTGGCCTGGCCACCTCCTCGCCCTGGCTGCTGGTCGGGGCCATCCTGGAACGGCTGCAGCTGCAAGACGCCTTCGACCAGCTGGCCTCGGCAGAAGATGAACCCAGGGGCAAACCCCATCCCGGCGTCTACCTGAGCTGCGCCCGGGCCCTGGGCGTCGAGCCCGAATGCTGCCTGGCCATCGAGGATTCGGTAAACGGGGTGATCGCCGCCAAGGCGGCGGCCATGGCGGTGCTGGCCGTACCCCAGGGGGAGGATCCGCGCTTTGTCATCGCCGACTGGCAGGCCGAGAGCCTGTCCCGGCTGCCGCCGGCGCTGTCAAAAAGGCTGAGCCTAGAGCCTGGGTGA
- a CDS encoding DUF6515 family protein yields the protein MRYPVLTSLLMASLIAPPVLAAGPGHGHGAVAVKASHHRGHHKFRHHRKHHYGHHRYGHHRHYRHYRHHGHHYRHSYHRSLLPDLVTFVVLAGVTYAVIDGLYYRKRGDEYRYVERPPAGSYNRVPSSGLPVGTLVSSVPAGAQSVVIDGTSYLVSGGTWYVPVQGRGYVVVSPRL from the coding sequence ATGCGTTACCCAGTGCTGACTTCCCTGCTGATGGCCTCCCTTATCGCACCGCCGGTGCTGGCCGCCGGCCCCGGTCACGGCCATGGCGCCGTGGCGGTCAAGGCCAGCCATCATCGGGGCCACCATAAGTTTCGCCACCACCGCAAGCACCATTATGGCCACCACCGCTACGGTCATCATCGTCACTACCGGCACTATCGCCATCATGGCCACCACTATCGCCACAGCTATCACCGCAGCCTGTTGCCGGATCTGGTGACCTTCGTGGTGCTGGCCGGGGTGACCTATGCCGTCATTGACGGTCTTTATTACCGCAAGCGCGGTGATGAATACCGCTATGTGGAAAGGCCGCCGGCGGGCAGTTACAACAGGGTGCCCAGCAGCGGCCTGCCCGTGGGAACCCTGGTGTCTTCGGTGCCGGCCGGTGCCCAATCGGTGGTGATCGACGGTACCAGCTACCTGGTGTCCGGCGGTACCTGGTACGTGCCGGTGCAGGGCCGGGGCTACGTGGTGGTCTCACCCAGGCTCTAG
- a CDS encoding MATE family efflux transporter, translating into MTLLQEAGRLSRLAGPILIAQLAQTLMGFVDTIMAGQVSATDMAAVAVGSSLWFPPALFILGVAMALTPMVANHHGARDDGPIAGIVQQGAWLALGITLLVVCLAPLTPRVLDAMDVDTALAAKTELYVYFVCAGLPAFALYNVLRNYIEGMSNTVPTMVVGFLGLLVNIPANYVFIHGLFGMPALGGAGCGLATALVMWVMLLVLTGYTLLARRYRHIGLFARLHRPDPQVIRHLAAIGLPMALAIFFEVTLFAVVALLIAPLGPVTVAGHQVAMNFSSLVFMFPMSLALAVTIRVGHTMGEGSPDGARRACYAGLALGQLVAVTSCTLTWLFRDQIAAIYTDDVAVLALATQLIMLAAVYQLSDAFQVVSGGALRGYKDSQALFYITFVAYWGIGLSTGYVLGLTDWLIEPMGPHGFWIGFIAGLTSAAAMLLARLWVLHRRHAGAQIPIEVVA; encoded by the coding sequence ATGACGTTGTTGCAAGAAGCCGGCCGCCTGTCCCGCCTGGCCGGTCCCATCCTCATCGCCCAGCTGGCCCAGACCCTGATGGGCTTTGTGGACACCATCATGGCCGGCCAGGTCAGCGCCACCGACATGGCCGCCGTGGCCGTGGGCTCCTCGCTGTGGTTCCCGCCGGCGCTGTTCATCCTTGGGGTGGCCATGGCCCTGACCCCCATGGTGGCCAACCACCACGGCGCCAGGGACGACGGCCCCATTGCCGGCATAGTCCAGCAGGGCGCCTGGCTGGCGCTGGGCATCACGCTGCTGGTGGTATGCCTGGCTCCCCTGACGCCCAGGGTGCTCGACGCCATGGACGTGGACACCGCCCTGGCCGCCAAGACCGAACTGTACGTGTATTTCGTCTGTGCCGGCCTGCCCGCCTTCGCCCTCTACAATGTACTGCGCAACTATATCGAGGGCATGTCCAACACGGTGCCGACCATGGTGGTGGGTTTCCTGGGCCTGCTGGTCAACATTCCCGCCAACTATGTGTTCATCCATGGCCTGTTCGGCATGCCGGCCCTGGGCGGCGCCGGCTGCGGCCTGGCCACGGCCCTGGTGATGTGGGTGATGCTGCTGGTGCTGACCGGCTACACCCTGCTGGCCAGGCGCTATCGCCATATCGGCCTCTTTGCCCGGCTGCATAGGCCGGATCCCCAGGTGATCCGCCACCTGGCCGCCATCGGCCTGCCCATGGCCCTGGCCATCTTCTTCGAGGTGACCCTCTTTGCCGTGGTGGCCCTGCTGATCGCCCCCCTGGGGCCGGTGACCGTGGCCGGCCATCAGGTGGCCATGAACTTCAGCTCGCTGGTGTTCATGTTCCCCATGAGCCTGGCCCTGGCAGTGACCATCAGGGTCGGCCACACCATGGGTGAAGGCTCCCCCGACGGCGCCCGGCGGGCCTGTTATGCCGGCCTGGCCCTGGGCCAGCTGGTGGCCGTGACCAGCTGCACCCTGACCTGGCTGTTCCGGGACCAGATAGCCGCCATCTACACCGACGACGTAGCGGTGCTGGCCCTGGCCACCCAGCTGATCATGCTGGCCGCCGTCTACCAGCTTTCCGACGCCTTCCAGGTGGTGTCCGGTGGTGCCCTGCGCGGCTACAAGGACAGCCAGGCCCTCTTCTACATCACCTTCGTGGCCTATTGGGGTATCGGCCTCAGCACAGGTTATGTGCTGGGCCTGACCGACTGGCTGATCGAACCCATGGGTCCCCACGGCTTCTGGATAGGCTTTATCGCCGGCCTGACCTCGGCGGCGGCCATGCTGCTGGCCCGGCTCTGGGTGCTGCACCGCCGCCACGCCGGCGCCCAGATCCCCATAGAGGTGGTGGCGTGA
- a CDS encoding DUF3080 family protein encodes MRWPWLLAGLLLCGCERSGGPLVDYPQRLANVLDVPHEPSPLPVLAAGGGRPWAAPQAEITIGLTELYALRKCNLGALIGARNSALGKVAPPSQRFLYEVELLHGLNHCDQAPAKTRQLAERLAAQKAPALPLAAWHLVSQDDAFRRNWRHGVAPLAVGDFPGLYDAITAVTDIRALLQGWDPIRAARLESGLAALAHGRILARLNVSLYQARHQLDAAAELLEQHQQHIPCPNGRPGARANTIGQFFFGYYGNKVQPHLGELLQANRLLKRPLSELIVSLPVPTSAREQVRYLSGLDEGSLSADFDAALKRHTQAWQQFLGRCGLRPGG; translated from the coding sequence GTGAGATGGCCCTGGCTGCTCGCCGGCCTGCTGCTGTGCGGCTGCGAGCGGTCGGGCGGCCCCCTGGTCGATTATCCCCAGCGGCTGGCCAATGTCCTGGACGTGCCCCATGAACCCAGCCCCCTGCCGGTACTGGCCGCCGGAGGCGGCCGCCCCTGGGCAGCCCCCCAGGCCGAGATCACCATAGGCCTGACCGAACTCTACGCCCTGCGCAAGTGCAACCTGGGCGCATTGATCGGCGCGCGCAACTCGGCCCTGGGCAAGGTGGCGCCGCCGTCCCAGCGCTTTTTGTACGAAGTGGAGCTGCTGCACGGGCTCAATCACTGCGATCAGGCCCCGGCCAAGACCCGCCAGCTGGCCGAGCGGCTGGCGGCCCAAAAGGCCCCGGCCCTGCCCCTGGCCGCCTGGCATCTTGTCAGCCAGGACGACGCCTTTCGCCGCAATTGGCGCCACGGCGTGGCGCCCCTGGCAGTGGGGGACTTTCCCGGCCTTTATGACGCCATCACCGCCGTCACCGACATCCGCGCCCTGCTGCAAGGCTGGGATCCGATCAGGGCGGCGCGGCTGGAGTCGGGGCTGGCGGCGCTGGCCCATGGCCGGATCCTGGCCCGGCTCAATGTCAGCCTGTACCAGGCCCGCCACCAGCTCGATGCCGCCGCCGAGCTGCTTGAGCAGCACCAGCAGCACATTCCCTGCCCCAACGGCCGCCCCGGCGCCCGGGCCAACACCATCGGGCAGTTCTTCTTCGGCTATTACGGCAACAAGGTACAGCCGCACCTGGGCGAGCTGCTCCAGGCCAACCGCCTGCTCAAGCGGCCGCTGTCGGAGTTGATCGTGTCCCTGCCGGTGCCGACCAGCGCCAGGGAGCAGGTCCGCTACCTGAGTGGGCTGGACGAAGGCAGCCTCAGCGCCGACTTCGACGCCGCCCTGAAAAGGCATACCCAGGCCTGGCAACAGTTCCTGGGCCGTTGTGGCCTCAGGCCAGGCGGCTGA
- a CDS encoding CPXCG motif-containing cysteine-rich protein codes for MDDIKRFRVECPNCGSHVFITVEPDDVGQDFVEECAACCCSMHIQVTEELDGEVVLQLDGEDEQIY; via the coding sequence ATGGACGACATCAAGCGTTTCCGGGTGGAATGCCCCAACTGCGGGAGTCACGTCTTTATCACAGTGGAGCCGGACGACGTCGGCCAGGATTTTGTCGAGGAATGCGCCGCCTGCTGCTGTTCCATGCACATCCAGGTGACCGAGGAACTCGATGGCGAAGTGGTACTGCAGCTGGACGGCGAAGACGAGCAGATCTACTGA
- a CDS encoding fused MFS/spermidine synthase — MEQALSGTHTTRLGFTALVFLLAFTSGFSIMAVELLGGRILAPYFGSSIHVWGSIITVFMVALAIGYLAGGRLSMAGPSLRRYGLFYLLSALALLPIVLAGDAMMEAVFLHIEDPRYGSLLAALALFFVPTVVLGMIAPYSVRLLVRHQHHSGQVAGLLYFVSTLGSALGTLATSFYLVLYFEVDQIMLTLIGLLVAGGALAFACRNLEES; from the coding sequence ATGGAGCAGGCATTAAGCGGCACCCACACGACCCGGCTTGGCTTCACGGCCCTGGTGTTCCTGCTGGCCTTTACCAGCGGCTTTTCCATCATGGCGGTGGAGCTGCTGGGCGGGCGCATCCTGGCCCCCTATTTCGGCAGCAGCATCCATGTCTGGGGCAGCATCATCACGGTGTTCATGGTGGCCCTGGCCATCGGCTACCTGGCCGGCGGCAGACTGTCCATGGCGGGGCCCAGCCTGCGCCGCTACGGCCTCTTCTACCTGCTCTCGGCCCTGGCCCTGCTGCCCATAGTCCTGGCCGGCGACGCCATGATGGAAGCCGTGTTCCTGCACATAGAGGATCCCCGCTACGGCTCCCTGCTGGCGGCCCTGGCGCTCTTTTTCGTGCCAACCGTGGTGCTGGGCATGATAGCCCCCTACTCGGTGCGGCTGCTGGTTCGCCACCAGCACCACAGCGGCCAGGTGGCGGGACTGCTCTATTTCGTCTCCACCCTGGGCAGCGCCCTGGGCACCCTGGCCACCTCCTTCTACCTGGTGCTCTACTTCGAGGTGGATCAGATCATGTTGACCCTGATCGGCCTGCTGGTGGCCGGCGGCGCCCTGGCCTTTGCCTGCCGGAACCTGGAGGAGAGCTGA
- a CDS encoding riboflavin synthase subunit alpha, with amino-acid sequence MFTGIVQGKGQVVAIEEKDQFRSHVVAFPEALLPGLALGASVAHNGCCLTVTRVDGDQVHFDLMRETLRITNLGELAVGSEVNLERAARFGDEIGGHAMSGHVHCMAEVIAIDSTETNCRIGFALPEQWHKYVFDKGYVGVDGISLTVGAKTAQGFEVNLIPETLTRTVIGDRQLGDRVNIEIDPQTQAIVETVERVLAARAQG; translated from the coding sequence ATGTTTACCGGCATAGTCCAGGGCAAGGGCCAGGTGGTGGCCATAGAAGAAAAGGACCAGTTCCGCAGCCATGTGGTGGCCTTCCCCGAGGCGCTGCTGCCCGGCCTGGCACTGGGGGCCTCCGTGGCCCACAACGGCTGCTGCCTGACCGTCACCCGGGTGGACGGCGACCAGGTGCACTTCGACCTGATGCGCGAGACCTTGCGCATCACCAACCTGGGCGAGCTGGCCGTGGGCAGCGAGGTCAACCTGGAACGGGCGGCCCGCTTCGGCGACGAAATTGGCGGCCATGCCATGTCCGGCCACGTGCACTGCATGGCCGAGGTCATTGCCATCGACAGCACCGAGACCAACTGCCGTATCGGCTTTGCCCTGCCCGAGCAGTGGCACAAGTACGTGTTCGACAAGGGCTATGTCGGCGTGGACGGCATCAGCCTGACCGTGGGCGCCAAGACCGCGCAGGGCTTCGAGGTGAACCTCATTCCCGAGACCCTGACCCGCACCGTGATAGGCGACCGTCAGCTTGGCGACAGGGTCAACATCGAGATCGATCCCCAGACCCAGGCCATAGTGGAAACGGTAGAAAGGGTGCTGGCAGCCCGGGCGCAGGGCTGA
- a CDS encoding fructosamine kinase family protein produces MWKALSDEVTAALGRPYLLQDRQPISGGDTHRAYCLTDGQLRLFAKVAPVEHGEILASEAFGLAELAKTGQVRVPEVVTQGQTEAFSYLVLEYLPLGQPEKGAWQKLGELLAALHGRTDQAMYGFDEDNFIGLTDQRNGWHKHWDQFFAEQRLGYQLTLLAEKGERLGDIEELVACAKNLLHGHQPRPALLHGDLWSGNVGFLGTEPVLFDPACYYGDREADIAMTELFGRLDPDFYDAYDNNLPLDADYELRRSLYNLYHLLNHANLFGGHYLQQAKAQLKQVLAFC; encoded by the coding sequence ATGTGGAAAGCGCTGTCTGACGAGGTTACCGCCGCCCTGGGTCGCCCCTATCTGTTGCAGGACAGGCAGCCCATTTCGGGTGGGGATACCCACAGGGCCTACTGCCTCACGGACGGCCAGCTGCGCCTGTTCGCCAAGGTGGCGCCGGTCGAGCACGGCGAGATCCTGGCCAGCGAAGCCTTTGGCCTGGCCGAACTGGCCAAAACCGGCCAGGTGCGGGTGCCGGAGGTAGTCACCCAGGGCCAGACCGAGGCCTTCAGTTATCTGGTGCTGGAATACCTGCCCCTGGGCCAGCCGGAAAAAGGCGCCTGGCAGAAGCTGGGTGAACTGCTGGCGGCGCTGCACGGCCGCACCGATCAGGCCATGTATGGCTTCGACGAGGACAACTTCATCGGTCTCACCGACCAGCGCAACGGCTGGCACAAGCACTGGGACCAGTTCTTTGCCGAACAGCGCCTGGGTTACCAGTTGACCCTGCTGGCGGAAAAAGGCGAGCGCCTGGGCGATATCGAGGAACTGGTGGCCTGCGCCAAGAACCTGCTGCACGGGCACCAGCCCCGCCCGGCCCTGCTCCACGGCGATCTGTGGAGCGGCAATGTCGGTTTCCTGGGCACCGAGCCGGTGCTGTTCGATCCGGCCTGCTATTACGGTGATCGGGAGGCCGATATCGCCATGACCGAACTGTTCGGCCGCCTGGATCCGGATTTCTACGACGCCTACGACAACAACCTGCCCCTGGACGCGGATTACGAACTCAGGCGCAGCCTTTATAATCTCTACCACCTTCTCAACCACGCCAACCTCTTTGGCGGTCATTACCTGCAGCAGGCCAAGGCACAACTGAAACAGGTCCTGGCTTTCTGCTAA